The proteins below come from a single Candidatus Flexicrinis affinis genomic window:
- a CDS encoding ABC transporter permease, translating to MIRFLSLRLLQAVPTVLLVSILVFLMLHAIPGDPAEIYLGDRQTSPEQLEIIREQMGLNRPIPVQYLDYMFNVMRGDLGTSLNSRRPVLDEILVRLPHTIELTVAAVLISTTLGLGLGILAALKHNTIIDSGAMLVALIGISMPVYWSSLLLIVVLSVELRWLPPIGQGSLDRLIMPALALGLLSAGSLARLVRSSLLDVLGQDYILTARAKGLAPRWVVLRHALRNALIPVVTMLGLTFAQLLGGAVLTETIFARVGIGRMYVESVLNKDFTLVQGTTLFIAVVYVVINILIDVAYVYIDPRIRYD from the coding sequence ATGATCCGGTTCCTCTCGCTACGCCTGCTGCAAGCCGTTCCAACCGTGCTGCTCGTCAGCATTCTGGTCTTCCTGATGCTGCATGCGATCCCCGGTGACCCGGCCGAGATCTACCTGGGCGACCGGCAGACCAGCCCCGAGCAGCTTGAGATTATCCGCGAACAAATGGGACTGAACCGGCCGATTCCGGTGCAGTACCTTGATTACATGTTCAACGTAATGCGGGGCGACCTTGGCACATCTCTAAACTCGCGACGGCCCGTGCTGGACGAGATTCTGGTGCGTCTGCCGCACACCATCGAACTGACTGTCGCCGCGGTACTCATTAGTACGACGCTGGGCCTTGGGCTCGGGATTCTCGCGGCGCTCAAGCACAATACGATCATTGACAGTGGCGCGATGCTGGTGGCGTTGATCGGTATCTCGATGCCGGTGTACTGGTCGTCGCTGCTGCTAATCGTCGTGCTGTCCGTCGAACTGCGATGGCTTCCGCCGATTGGTCAAGGCAGCCTCGATCGACTGATCATGCCGGCGCTGGCGCTGGGCCTGCTGTCGGCCGGATCGCTGGCGCGTCTGGTGCGCTCGAGCCTGCTCGATGTTTTGGGGCAGGACTATATCCTCACGGCGAGGGCCAAAGGACTTGCGCCGCGCTGGGTCGTGCTGCGGCACGCGCTTCGCAATGCGCTCATTCCGGTCGTCACGATGCTTGGGTTGACGTTCGCGCAGCTCTTGGGTGGTGCGGTGCTGACCGAGACGATCTTCGCCCGCGTCGGGATCGGACGGATGTATGTTGAAAGCGTGCTCAACAAGGACTTCACGCTGGTGCAAGGGACGACACTGTTTATCGCTGTGGTTTACGTCGTGATCAACATCCTGATCGACGTGGCGTACGTGTACATCGATCCACGGATTCGCTATGACTGA
- a CDS encoding ABC transporter permease — MTDVAVLKTSKAPPNSWRTSVRRLLRRLSRSRSVIIGAILLTIITVLCVLAPVLSSYNPTLMAASERLKPPSEVHLFGTDDFGRDIFTRVLYGGQLSLQVGLISVAIACTIGTFLGIIAGYLGGWVDALIMRAMDVLLAFPGILLALAIVAVLGRSLTNVMIAVGISAIPLFTRIVRGSTLTIKQLEYVTAARALGASPTRIMRSHVLPNVVTPVIVVATNSIAGAIIAGAALSFLGLGAQSPTPEWGLMLSEGRVYLRSASWLTQFPGLAIMLTVLAINLLGDGLRDVLDPKLRI; from the coding sequence ATGACTGACGTTGCCGTACTCAAGACGTCCAAGGCGCCGCCAAACTCGTGGCGCACGTCGGTACGGCGCTTATTGCGCCGCTTGTCACGCAGTCGTAGCGTCATCATCGGCGCCATCCTCCTGACGATCATTACCGTGCTGTGCGTGCTGGCTCCGGTGCTGTCGAGCTACAACCCAACGTTGATGGCCGCTTCCGAGCGCCTCAAGCCGCCGAGCGAGGTACATCTATTCGGCACCGACGACTTCGGGCGGGACATCTTCACGCGCGTATTATATGGCGGACAGTTGTCGCTCCAAGTCGGGCTGATCTCGGTGGCGATCGCGTGCACGATCGGCACGTTCCTCGGCATTATCGCCGGATACCTCGGCGGGTGGGTCGACGCGCTCATCATGCGTGCGATGGATGTACTGCTGGCGTTCCCGGGTATTTTGCTGGCGCTGGCGATTGTCGCTGTGCTCGGGCGCAGCCTGACCAACGTGATGATCGCCGTGGGTATATCGGCGATACCGCTGTTCACGCGCATCGTGCGCGGCAGCACGCTCACGATCAAACAGCTCGAATACGTCACGGCGGCGCGCGCATTGGGCGCATCGCCGACGCGCATTATGCGCAGCCACGTGCTGCCAAACGTCGTCACGCCGGTCATCGTGGTGGCGACCAACAGCATCGCCGGGGCGATCATCGCGGGGGCGGCGCTCAGCTTTCTCGGCCTCGGCGCACAGTCTCCGACTCCGGAGTGGGGGCTGATGTTGAGCGAAGGACGTGTGTATCTGCGCTCGGCGAGTTGGTTGACGCAGTTCCCCGGCCTTGCCATCATGCTCACCGTGTTGGCAATCAACCTGCTGGGCGACGGCCTGCGCGACGTGCTCGACCCCAAACTAAGGATATAG
- a CDS encoding Gfo/Idh/MocA family oxidoreductase: protein MAEKLRVGVIGAGRWANSAHLPGFARSPHSELVAICDLNEDMAKARAATFNIPHVYTDYEKMLARDDIDVIDVCTRGTSHERDNHEVLAFAALEAGKHTLCEKPVAHDYRNTWKAHHLAASKGLKTKVGLTFRYAPAMMYMRDLIRDGFVGEQFIFNGYEQNSQFISPTIPVTKMDLIPETELPEIRVSSLEGYGAPIIDLSLLFMDSDIKSVVGTMRNFVPYRTAVDGRVMRTNIDDGDIYIGEYESGAFCSIQSSYVTVGNYPGLEARVYGSEGALICRLVEEFGVMQTLHQAKPDAVEFVPVDIPDSYFPPGYTPGEPWPSMYYANLVHNFMEEIVNGGDENQGNFAQSAKVQEIINAVEMSFRERRWVNLPL from the coding sequence ATGGCTGAAAAGTTGCGTGTTGGCGTCATCGGAGCTGGGCGTTGGGCCAACAGCGCGCACCTGCCCGGTTTTGCGCGTTCGCCCCACTCCGAGCTGGTCGCCATTTGCGACCTGAACGAAGACATGGCAAAGGCCCGCGCGGCGACGTTCAATATCCCGCACGTCTATACCGATTACGAGAAGATGCTCGCGCGCGACGACATCGACGTCATTGACGTGTGCACGCGGGGGACATCGCATGAACGCGACAACCATGAAGTCCTCGCCTTCGCGGCGCTCGAGGCCGGCAAGCACACGCTGTGCGAGAAGCCGGTCGCCCACGATTACCGCAACACATGGAAGGCGCACCATCTCGCCGCGTCCAAGGGACTCAAGACGAAGGTCGGCCTGACCTTCCGTTATGCCCCGGCGATGATGTACATGCGCGACCTGATCCGCGACGGCTTCGTCGGCGAGCAGTTCATCTTCAACGGCTACGAGCAGAATTCGCAGTTCATCAGCCCGACCATCCCGGTCACCAAGATGGACCTGATCCCCGAGACCGAGCTGCCCGAAATCCGCGTGTCGTCGCTGGAAGGCTACGGCGCGCCGATCATCGACCTCAGCCTGTTGTTCATGGACAGCGACATCAAAAGCGTGGTCGGCACGATGCGCAACTTCGTCCCGTACCGCACCGCGGTCGACGGCCGCGTGATGCGCACCAACATCGACGACGGCGACATCTACATCGGCGAATACGAGAGCGGCGCGTTCTGCTCGATCCAGTCCAGCTACGTGACGGTCGGCAACTACCCCGGCCTCGAAGCGCGCGTGTACGGGTCGGAAGGCGCGCTGATCTGCCGGCTGGTCGAGGAATTCGGCGTGATGCAGACGCTGCATCAGGCCAAGCCCGATGCGGTCGAGTTCGTGCCGGTCGACATCCCGGACAGCTACTTCCCGCCCGGCTACACCCCCGGCGAGCCGTGGCCCTCGATGTACTACGCCAACCTCGTCCACAACTTCATGGAAGAGATCGTCAACGGCGGCGACGAGAATCAGGGCAACTTCGCGCAGAGCGCCAAGGTGCAAGAGATCATCAACGCTGTCGAGATGTCGTTTCGCGAGCGCCGGTGGGTCAACCTGCCGCTGTAA
- a CDS encoding succinylglutamate desuccinylase/aspartoacylase family protein, with amino-acid sequence MTHLRDSIRWSHHPVPAPSAEGTLNISVGSVGSSGPVALITAGVHGDEGPWGGLAIHRLLDRVTVDELAGTIRIVPVSNPLAMRADTRNAPVDQLDLNRNFPGSPDGSYTEVVAHTLVEHALKGADVAIDLHGGGSWCVNAFVFRMQGGEALADAVPAPFVVDAPDRAVTLTGYARSQGVRCVAIEMGGRSVQESAWADRIADGLYRVLTVTGVIAPRTPPAPIASPAISVKATTVLRPRAGGVFIPEVGVETVGTIVAKGTLLGRMVDPSTFATREEFRAPYDRTAVMLLRPMLAQIEGGAMTYVVSEPRESTE; translated from the coding sequence ATGACCCACCTTCGCGACTCGATTCGCTGGTCGCACCACCCCGTCCCTGCCCCATCCGCTGAGGGCACGCTCAACATCAGTGTCGGCAGTGTCGGGTCTAGTGGCCCGGTGGCGCTGATCACCGCCGGCGTGCACGGCGACGAGGGGCCATGGGGCGGTCTGGCCATCCATCGTCTGCTCGACCGCGTTACCGTGGACGAGCTAGCCGGAACGATTCGAATTGTCCCGGTCAGCAACCCGCTGGCGATGCGGGCCGACACGCGCAACGCCCCCGTCGATCAGCTCGATCTCAACCGCAATTTCCCGGGCTCGCCCGACGGCTCGTACACCGAAGTCGTCGCGCATACGCTCGTCGAACACGCGCTGAAAGGCGCCGACGTCGCGATCGACCTGCACGGCGGCGGAAGCTGGTGCGTCAATGCCTTCGTGTTCCGCATGCAGGGCGGTGAAGCCCTCGCCGACGCGGTGCCCGCGCCGTTCGTCGTCGACGCGCCCGACCGCGCCGTGACGTTGACCGGCTATGCGCGTTCACAGGGTGTGCGCTGCGTCGCCATCGAGATGGGTGGCCGGAGCGTGCAGGAATCGGCATGGGCGGACCGCATCGCGGACGGCTTGTACCGCGTGCTGACCGTCACTGGGGTCATCGCACCACGCACCCCGCCCGCGCCGATCGCGTCGCCGGCGATCTCCGTCAAAGCGACGACCGTGCTGCGCCCACGTGCCGGCGGCGTCTTCATCCCGGAAGTCGGCGTCGAGACAGTCGGCACGATCGTCGCCAAAGGCACGCTGTTGGGGCGCATGGTCGATCCGTCGACATTCGCCACCCGTGAAGAATTCCGTGCACCGTACGATCGCACCGCCGTTATGCTGCTACGGCCCATGCTCGCTCAAATCGAAGGTGGCGCGATGACCTACGTGGTCTCCGAGCCGCGCGAATCCACCGAATAA
- a CDS encoding D-2-hydroxyacid dehydrogenase, with translation MTAPLNVLIASYIEPELVDQIRARFPQIEVVYRPDLLGAPRYVADHTARPHRTDAQEAEWQALLANADVLLDFDFTHLDDLPELAPKLKWIQASSAGIGQFVKRMRYAERTSWIFTTASGTHARPLAEFALMAMLMFGKDYQYLFSEKAAKHWARYCGFELHGKTVLIVGLGSIGRETARLAKAFGMRVTGTRRDLSKPVEHVDRLFAVSDLQAHLPEADFVVLATPHTPETENLLSAEAIAKMKHGAVLINVARGAVVDETALIAALQSGHLLGAALDVFAVEPLPADNPLWDMPNVIISPHSASTADSENAKLVELFCENMDAFLSGRPLKNVLDVDRLY, from the coding sequence ATGACCGCACCGCTGAACGTTCTGATCGCGTCGTATATCGAGCCAGAACTGGTCGATCAAATCCGCGCACGATTCCCGCAGATCGAGGTCGTGTACCGGCCGGATTTGTTGGGAGCGCCGCGTTACGTCGCCGATCATACGGCGCGGCCCCATCGCACCGACGCGCAGGAAGCCGAATGGCAGGCGCTGTTGGCGAACGCCGATGTGCTGCTCGATTTCGACTTCACGCATCTGGACGACTTGCCGGAACTGGCGCCCAAGCTGAAGTGGATTCAAGCCAGCAGCGCGGGGATCGGCCAGTTCGTCAAGCGTATGAGGTACGCCGAGCGCACGTCGTGGATCTTCACTACGGCCAGCGGGACACATGCGCGGCCACTCGCCGAGTTCGCCCTCATGGCGATGTTGATGTTCGGCAAGGACTATCAATACCTGTTCAGCGAGAAGGCGGCCAAACACTGGGCGCGCTACTGCGGGTTCGAACTACACGGCAAGACGGTGCTGATCGTCGGGCTGGGCAGCATCGGACGCGAGACGGCGCGGCTTGCGAAAGCGTTCGGCATGCGTGTGACCGGCACCCGGCGCGATCTGTCGAAACCGGTTGAGCACGTCGATCGGCTGTTCGCGGTCAGCGACCTGCAAGCCCACCTGCCAGAAGCGGATTTCGTGGTTCTGGCCACGCCGCATACGCCGGAGACCGAGAACCTGCTCAGCGCAGAGGCAATCGCCAAGATGAAACACGGGGCAGTGCTGATCAACGTGGCGCGCGGTGCGGTCGTGGACGAAACCGCGCTGATTGCTGCGCTGCAAAGTGGTCACCTGCTGGGCGCGGCTCTGGATGTATTCGCTGTCGAGCCGCTGCCGGCCGACAACCCGCTGTGGGACATGCCGAACGTGATCATCAGCCCGCACTCCGCCAGCACTGCCGACAGCGAAAACGCCAAGCTGGTCGAGCTGTTTTGCGAGAACATGGATGCGTTTCTGTCCGGCCGGCCGTTGAAGAACGTGTTGGACGTCGACCGGCTGTACTAG
- a CDS encoding type II toxin-antitoxin system VapC family toxin, producing MILLDTNVLSEFMRPQPSARVVSWLDEQPAGEVYTSAISRAEIELGLLLMPAGKRQEALSQAAAAMFAEDFAGRCLPFDEDAARHYARIVSVRTRAGRPISVEDAQIAAIALAHRMPLATRNTADFALIDGLAVVNPWDYGTQPPDY from the coding sequence GTGATCCTGCTCGATACCAACGTGCTGTCCGAGTTCATGCGCCCGCAACCGTCGGCCCGGGTAGTGTCTTGGCTGGACGAGCAGCCCGCGGGCGAGGTCTATACGAGCGCCATCAGCCGCGCAGAGATCGAACTGGGGCTCCTACTCATGCCCGCTGGCAAGCGTCAGGAGGCTCTCAGTCAGGCGGCGGCGGCGATGTTCGCGGAGGACTTTGCCGGGCGCTGCCTGCCCTTCGATGAGGACGCAGCCCGTCATTACGCGCGCATCGTGTCTGTCCGGACACGCGCCGGCCGGCCTATCAGCGTTGAGGACGCCCAGATCGCCGCGATTGCGCTGGCGCACCGTATGCCGTTGGCCACGCGCAACACCGCAGACTTCGCGCTGATTGACGGCCTTGCGGTCGTCAACCCCTGGGACTATGGCACGCAGCCACCCGACTATTGA
- a CDS encoding plasmid stabilization protein, giving the protein MTTLTIRNLDDATKQRLRIRAAHHGVSMEEEVRRILKEALRPTDAPSGLGKRLQDRFAGLSTEEFAVPDRQLPRSAPQWDDPS; this is encoded by the coding sequence ATGACCACCCTGACCATCCGCAACTTGGACGATGCCACCAAGCAGAGGCTACGCATTCGGGCGGCGCACCATGGGGTTTCGATGGAAGAGGAAGTGCGGCGCATCCTGAAAGAGGCCCTGCGTCCGACCGACGCGCCCTCCGGCCTTGGCAAACGCCTGCAAGATCGTTTTGCCGGGCTTTCCACCGAGGAGTTCGCCGTGCCGGACCGGCAGCTGCCGCGCAGCGCGCCCCAATGGGATGACCCGTCGTGA
- a CDS encoding M42 family peptidase — MFETLKTLCELPGPGGREDIVHRWLMERWQPQLDSAWMTPVGNLVGRVGGQGPRLMLIGHGDEIGYAVRHISDDGFLFISTGQREGSGKPDFRGSYFIPLGQPALVVSRHGTTEGVFATLTGHILTTEQRQKLQLDWNDFWVDLFMDSREAVLDAGIQVGDRVIWNPPTRRHGSLYTGKAMDNRVSLAVMDEVLNRVDRSRLQYDLYYGSTVQEESGLYGAHSINRDVNCTYAISIDTGLSGDVPGVDRRNVSTRLGGGPILIHKDLYGYNFALNNHIIDAATAAGIALQHAVYSIYGTDSGALIREGAAASAVVVPTRYTHSPFETVHADDLDATVNLLLEFLYRPPPEAS, encoded by the coding sequence ATGTTCGAAACCCTGAAGACCCTGTGCGAGCTGCCCGGGCCGGGTGGCCGCGAGGACATCGTACATCGTTGGCTGATGGAACGCTGGCAGCCCCAGCTCGACAGCGCGTGGATGACACCGGTCGGCAATCTGGTCGGGCGCGTCGGCGGGCAGGGGCCGCGTTTGATGCTGATCGGGCATGGCGACGAGATCGGCTACGCCGTGCGCCATATCTCTGATGATGGATTTTTGTTCATCTCGACCGGCCAGCGCGAAGGCAGCGGCAAGCCGGACTTTCGCGGTTCGTATTTCATCCCGCTGGGCCAGCCCGCGTTGGTGGTCAGCCGGCATGGGACGACCGAGGGTGTTTTCGCCACGCTGACTGGTCACATCTTGACGACCGAACAGCGCCAGAAGCTGCAGCTCGACTGGAACGACTTCTGGGTCGACCTGTTCATGGACAGCCGCGAGGCGGTGCTGGACGCCGGAATTCAGGTCGGCGACCGGGTAATCTGGAACCCGCCGACGCGCCGGCACGGATCGTTGTACACCGGCAAGGCGATGGACAATCGTGTGTCGCTGGCCGTGATGGACGAGGTGCTGAACCGGGTCGACCGGAGCCGTCTGCAATACGACTTGTACTACGGATCGACCGTGCAGGAAGAGAGTGGTCTGTACGGCGCGCATTCGATCAACCGCGACGTGAACTGCACATACGCGATTTCGATAGACACCGGCTTGTCCGGGGATGTGCCGGGTGTCGACCGGCGCAACGTCTCCACCCGGCTAGGGGGCGGGCCGATCCTCATCCACAAAGACCTGTACGGTTACAACTTTGCCCTCAACAACCATATCATCGACGCCGCGACCGCGGCCGGCATCGCGCTGCAACATGCCGTATACAGCATCTACGGCACCGACTCGGGCGCGTTGATCCGCGAAGGTGCGGCGGCGTCGGCGGTCGTGGTGCCGACGCGCTATACCCACAGCCCGTTCGAGACCGTCCACGCCGACGACCTTGACGCAACGGTCAATTTGCTGCTTGAGTTTCTGTATCGTCCGCCGCCGGAGGCGTCATGA
- a CDS encoding GNAT family N-acetyltransferase: MTISITREDPFHPVCLTLMGELSAELGALYGGDDGGAASADPSGFVAPGAAFVLAWSNGQPVGCGALRPFNSADTVEVKRMYVRPAARGNGISRLILRELERLAREFGYRRVILETGTLQPEAIRLYESEGYLPTDCYGEYADDPVSVCFDKRL, translated from the coding sequence ATGACCATTTCCATCACGCGTGAAGACCCGTTCCATCCGGTGTGCCTGACCCTGATGGGCGAATTGTCGGCGGAACTGGGCGCGCTCTACGGCGGCGACGATGGCGGGGCCGCCTCCGCCGATCCGTCCGGCTTCGTGGCGCCCGGCGCGGCGTTCGTCTTGGCGTGGAGCAACGGCCAACCCGTCGGCTGTGGCGCGCTCCGGCCGTTCAACTCGGCAGACACCGTCGAAGTCAAGCGCATGTACGTGCGCCCCGCAGCGCGTGGTAACGGAATCTCGCGGCTGATCCTGCGCGAACTCGAACGCCTCGCGCGGGAGTTCGGCTATAGGCGCGTAATCCTCGAAACCGGCACGCTTCAGCCGGAGGCCATTCGCCTGTACGAAAGCGAAGGCTATCTGCCGACCGACTGCTACGGCGAATACGCGGACGATCCCGTAAGCGTTTGCTTCGACAAGCGGCTATGA
- a CDS encoding ABC transporter substrate-binding protein, with translation MSFRINPGSRLLMVVALALALILTGSFGAMAQGRTTLNVGIANNVDTLDPNVTTFSSVGVIMLHVFEPLVYQDPLGTFHPGLAASWEINDDATEYTFTLREGAAFHDGTPVNAEAVKFTFDRIADPNTVSQLAISLLGPYAETVVVDELTFTVRFNSPYAPFLNSASTPYLAPSSPSAIQAAGAEYGQTTVVGAGPFQLESYVPNSEVVLVRNENYSGGEGVAEVFGMNGPSGLERIVFKIVQDPATRLAALESGEVDFIDRVPELDVERLSGDSALVIEQIPQPGHGHSLMMNVEKFPTSELAVRRAIAHSIDKQGLIDIVFNGFGTPACSALTPVMFGFDPASCDYLPFDRELAASILEEAGWVDSDGDGVREKDGQRLTIEHYFRADNPQGSAMATYMQGDLATVGIEVVLNGQTQAGYFDAVRSGQHNSQNWWDTWTDPDGMRVLFDSSRADGGTNRNRYRSEAMDAVLLEAASKADPAERVALYAEAQKIAADDAVMVYFVDPLLLYGYSTSLSGVKFLGGGNLPNFYAASISG, from the coding sequence ATGTCGTTTCGCATCAATCCGGGAAGCCGACTGCTCATGGTCGTCGCCCTAGCACTCGCCCTGATCCTCACCGGATCATTTGGGGCGATGGCGCAGGGCAGAACCACCCTCAATGTCGGTATCGCCAACAACGTCGATACCCTTGACCCGAACGTGACGACGTTCTCGTCGGTCGGCGTGATCATGCTGCACGTCTTTGAACCGCTTGTATATCAGGATCCGCTCGGCACCTTCCACCCCGGCCTTGCCGCCAGCTGGGAGATCAACGACGACGCGACCGAATACACCTTCACCTTGCGCGAAGGCGCGGCGTTCCACGATGGGACGCCGGTAAATGCCGAGGCGGTCAAATTCACCTTCGACCGTATTGCCGACCCCAACACCGTCTCGCAGTTGGCGATCAGCCTGTTAGGGCCGTACGCTGAAACGGTGGTCGTGGACGAGCTGACGTTCACAGTGCGTTTCAACAGCCCGTATGCGCCGTTCCTAAACTCGGCCTCGACGCCGTACCTCGCGCCGTCCTCGCCTTCAGCCATTCAGGCAGCGGGAGCAGAATACGGTCAGACGACCGTTGTCGGTGCTGGGCCGTTCCAACTTGAGTCTTACGTGCCGAACTCGGAAGTCGTGCTGGTGCGCAACGAAAACTACAGCGGCGGCGAGGGCGTGGCCGAGGTGTTCGGCATGAACGGGCCATCTGGCCTCGAGCGCATCGTCTTCAAGATCGTGCAGGATCCGGCGACCCGACTCGCTGCGCTCGAAAGCGGTGAGGTTGACTTCATTGACCGCGTGCCTGAGCTGGATGTAGAGCGCCTGTCGGGTGACTCCGCACTTGTGATCGAGCAGATCCCGCAGCCCGGCCACGGCCATTCGCTGATGATGAACGTCGAGAAATTCCCCACGAGCGAGCTGGCAGTGCGGCGTGCGATCGCCCATTCGATTGACAAGCAGGGGCTGATCGACATCGTCTTCAACGGGTTTGGCACGCCGGCATGCAGCGCGCTGACTCCGGTGATGTTTGGCTTCGATCCGGCGAGCTGCGACTATCTGCCGTTCGACCGCGAACTGGCCGCCTCGATCCTCGAGGAAGCCGGCTGGGTCGACAGCGATGGCGATGGTGTGCGTGAAAAGGACGGACAGCGCCTGACCATCGAGCACTACTTCCGGGCCGATAACCCGCAAGGCAGCGCGATGGCGACCTACATGCAGGGTGACCTCGCGACAGTCGGTATCGAGGTCGTCCTGAACGGCCAGACGCAGGCCGGTTACTTCGACGCCGTGCGCTCCGGTCAACACAACTCGCAGAACTGGTGGGACACGTGGACCGACCCGGACGGCATGCGCGTGCTGTTCGACTCGTCGCGCGCCGACGGCGGCACGAACCGCAACCGCTATCGCAGCGAGGCGATGGACGCCGTTCTGCTCGAGGCCGCCAGCAAGGCCGACCCGGCCGAACGCGTTGCGCTGTACGCAGAGGCGCAGAAGATCGCCGCGGACGACGCCGTAATGGTGTACTTTGTTGACCCGCTCCTGCTCTATGGGTACAGTACGTCGTTGTCCGGTGTGAAGTTCTTGGGCGGCGGCAACCTGCCGAACTTCTACGCCGCATCGATCTCCGGCTAA